CCGGTTCATGAGCCAACCCGAGGCGAAACCAACGGCCATGATGGGCAGCATGACCATGGCCAGGGTGTGGTGCCAGCCGGTCAGCCCGGATTCCGACTCCCAAAGGGCCCTGACCACCCAGGATCCGAGAATCATGCCCACGAGCCAGAGGCCGATGACGGCCTTGCCCAAGGCGACGTGGCGCTTCCAGGGAAAGCGGCCTTTTTTTCCGAGATGAGAGACGGAGAAACGGACCGCCCCGAGGGCCAGGACATAGAAGGACAGCAGTATTCCGAGGAACTGGATGAGGGGGTGGAGCCAGGCTATCATGGTCGGCGTCTCCAAAAGGTTCAGAATTCTCCGGGGCAGGAATTGTCCATGATCGCATCGATCTTGGCCAGAAGCCGGTCCCGGTCTATGGGCTTGGTGACGTAATCGGTGGCGCAACCCTTGAAGAAGGCCTTGGACACCTCGCCGGGGCTGTTCAGGGCGGAGATCATGATGACCTTGCATTCCTGGCCTGGCGGGACGCCCCATTTGTTCTCCACGGCCCGGATGATCTGGAGGGCGGTCTGCCCGTCGACCTCAGGCATCATGATGTCCATGCAGACGAGATCGAAGGGTTCGTTTTCATGGAGAGCCTTGACAAAGGAGCCGACAGCCTGCTTGCCGTCGCATTCCTCAATGCAGATCCCCCGGGTTTCGAGAGTCTTTCTGAGGATGAACCGGTTGTCGTAGCTGTCGTCGACGATCATGATCTTCACGGCAGTTCTCCTTGCCTTGGCGTGGCCTGATTCGGACGAGCATTCTGGCTTATGTTCGTACATGGGGTCCCGG
The sequence above is a segment of the Deltaproteobacteria bacterium genome. Coding sequences within it:
- a CDS encoding DUF4079 domain-containing protein, with product MIAWLHPLIQFLGILLSFYVLALGAVRFSVSHLGKKGRFPWKRHVALGKAVIGLWLVGMILGSWVVRALWESESGLTGWHHTLAMVMLPIMAVGFASGWLMNR
- a CDS encoding response regulator; translation: MAEIKTPVNLLADISRRFQVPDDWTTARDPMYEHKPECSSESGHAKARRTAVKIMIVDDSYDNRFILRKTLETRGICIEECDGKQAVGSFVKALHENEPFDLVCMDIMMPEVDGQTALQIIRAVENKWGVPPGQECKVIMISALNSPGEVSKAFFKGCATDYVTKPIDRDRLLAKIDAIMDNSCPGEF